The Polyangium aurulentum genomic interval AGGTCTCGCTCGTCGCGCTGCACAGCCGATCGTCCGAGAAAGAGGCGCGCGAGATCGTGGGGCAGAGCGAGGAGGGAGGCGCGGGCCGGATCCTCTACGATACGCGCCTGCGCTTCGTGAGCCGGTCGTTGACCTTCGGGCAGCTCGCCGGCGTGCACGAGCTGAAGCGCCTGAACGCTGCGACGCTCGACTGGAATCTCACGACCTCGTACGCCACGAGCGACGAGCCGGACACGCGCGAGAACGTTTACCTCGAGGACAATGGTCGCAAGGCCTGGCAGAGCACGACGCTGAGCGGGCTGCATTTCTACGCGAACCAGGCGGAGACGGCGTACGGCGGCGGCTTGAATTACACGCAGCCGATCATCGGCGGGGACGCGCCGACCCGGGTGAAGGTGGGCGGCCTCGTGCAGGTTCGATCGCGAGCATTCAATGCGCGGCGCTTGCGCTACATCCCGACGGCGGAGACCAAGGAGGAGGCCGCGGCCTACTCGCTGCCGGCGGACCAGCTCTTCACGGACGAATACATCGGCCCGGCGCTCACCCTCGCCGAGTACACGCGGCCGAGCGACACGTACGAAGCCGACCAGCGGGTCTTCTCGGGGTACTTCATGGCGGACGCCTCCCCGCGAAAATGGCTGCGGGTGGTGCTCGGGGCGAGGATCGAGGCGGCCTTGCAGATCCTCGACACGGTCGAGAAGGTGGAGCTGAGCAAGGTCGATCTCCTGCCCTCGGCTGGGCTCGTCTTCAAGACGACCGAGAAGTCGAACCTGCGCATGTCGGTGACGCGCACGGTGGCCCGGCCGCAATTGCGCGAGCTCGCGCCGTTCACGTTCACCGATTACTTCGGCGCCCGCGAGATCCAGGGCAACCCGGAGCTCGATCGCACGACGATCACCAACGCCGACCTGCGCTTCGAACTCTTCCCCACGCTCGCGGAGGTGGCTGCGATCAGCGTGTTCTACAAGGATTTCCAGAAGCCCATCGAGCAGATCATCCTGCCCTCGCCCGGCGGCATCATCTCGTTCCAGAACGCCAAGGGCGCGCGGAACGCGGGCATCGAGCTCGAGCTGCGCAAGAACATGGGCTTCGCGCATCCGTCCCTCGCGGGGGTCGGGGTGCTCGGCAACGTCACGCTCGTGCAATCGCGCGTCTCGATCGACGAGACGCAGACCGGGATCCAGACGAACAACGTGCGGCCCCTGGCAGGGCAATCGCCGTACGTGGTGAACGCTGGCCTCGATTACACGAACGACGGGAGCGGGACGCGCGCGCGCATTCTTTACAACGTCTTCGGCCGGCGCATCGCGCAGGTCGGGTCGCACGACCTGCCGGACGTGTACGAGCAGCCGCGGCACCTGCTCGACGTGACCGTGGCCCAGCGGGTGGGCAAATTCGTGGATCTGAAGCTCTCGGCCGAGAACCTCCTGCTCGCCCCCGTGGTGTTCACGCAAGGGCCGAGCGCGCGCGCGGTGCCGGACCAGTACGTCCAGGATCTCACCAATGTCGTGCAGCAGTTCCAGCCCGGGGCCACGTTCACGCTGAGCGCGACGATCCAGAATTGATCGTTTGTCGCAGAATCGTTGCAGGAGGCATGCGCCGCCGTCACGCGAGGCCTGCACATTGCGCCGCGGAGGAAATGATGAAAACGCGATCGATGTGCTTGCTTTCGGCCCTGGCGATCTCCCTCGTGGGCTGCGGATCCGACGACACGGGGCCGACCCCGCAAAACCCGGCGGCGAAGAACGACGAGATCCCCGCCGACATCACGTCCGACCTCGAGCTGTCCGCGGACAGGGAATGGATCCTGCGAGGGATCGTCCACGTGCGCGCGGGCGCGACCTTGACCATCGAGCCTGGCACCACGATCAAGGGCGACAAGTCGACGCTGGGCACGCTGGTGGTCGATCCGGGCGCCAAGATCATGGCCCAGGGCAAGGCGGACGCGCCGATCGTATTCACGAGCCGCGCCGAGCCCGGCGATCGAGAGGCCGGCGACTGGGGCGGCGTGATCCTCCTCGGAAAGGCCCCGATCAACGTGCCCGGCGGCCGGGCGAACGTCGAGGGGATCGAGGCCACGAAGGAGACGGAGTACGGCGGCGACGCGCCCGACGACGATAGCGGCGTCCTCGAGTACGTGCGCATCGAGTTCGGCGGGATCCTCCTCTCGACCGACAACGAGATCAACGGCCTCACCCTGGCCGGCGTCGGAAGCGGGACGACCATCGATCACGTGCAGGTGCGCTACATGCTCGACGATTGCTTCGAGTTCTTCGGCGGCACCGTGAACGCGAAGCACCTCGTCTGCACGTACAACCAGGACGACGGGATCGACTGGGATTTCGGCTACACGGGCAAGCTCCAGTTCGTCGTGGTGCAGCAGGACCCGGCGGCGGTCGACGACACGAACGCGTTCGAGGGCGACAACGACGGCATGGCCACGACGAACACGCCGATCAGCGAGCCCACGATCTACAATGCGACGCTCGTCGGGAAAAATGCCGACGTCGACAAGCAGCAGTACGCGATGCTCCTGCGCCGCTCGACGAAGGCGAACCTCCACAACATCGTGGCCACGGGCTTCGAGGCCGGCGTCGACATTCGCGATCCGCAGACCTCGGTGAAGCTCGAAAGCTCGGTCTTCTTCGGCAACGTCACCCATAACGTGGCGTACACGGAGACGGCGGACGGGATGGGCTCCGAGAAGGACGACGACATGGGCCTCGACGAGGTCAAGTGGTTCACCGATCAGGGCAACAGCGAGATCGACCCGAAGCTCGTGAAGCCCTTCGACGCCGAGGCGCCCGATTTCAGGCCGGCGGCGACGATCGTCGAGAACGCGGCGACGCCTCCCGACGACGGCTTCTTCGACACGAGCGCGAGCTATGTCGGCGCCTTCTCTCAGGACGCCACCTGGCTCGAGGGCGCCTGGCTTTCCTTCACGCCGAACTGACGCTGGTTGACGCTCCCGCTCGCGCCCGGTAGCTCTTTCGGGCCATGAGCTCCTCGCCGCCGCGCGACCCCGAGAACGACCACACGCCCGAGATCCTGGAGAAGCGGCGGCGCTTCGCCGGAAAGGAGCTGCCGCACATCGCGGGCCGCCCCTGCCCGCCCGAGGAGGCGCGCGGCAGCGTCGAGGGCATGATCGGCTATGCCCAGGTCCCGCTCGGCATCGCGGCCCCCCTCGTCCTGCGCGGCGATTTCGAAGGCACGTACACGGTGCCCTTCGCGACCACCGAGGGAACCATGATCGCGAGCTACCAGCGCGGTCTCCGCGTCACGGCCGACGCGGGCGGGATCTCGGTGCACGTGCTGCGCGATGGCCTCGGCAACTGGCCCACCCTCGCATTCGCTTCGGTGGGCGAGGCCCTGGCCGCCGCGCGCTGGGTCGAGGAAAACAAGGCCGAGCTCGTCTCCACGGCCGAGGCGACCACGCGGACGGGGCGCGTCACGAGCCTCGAATGGGAGCTGCTCGGCAGGAGGCTCGTCCTCTATCTCGAGATGCACACCGGCGACGCGCACGGCATCAATATGCTCACCAGGGCGACCGACGCGGTGATCGCCAGGATTCCCGGGAAAGGCCAGGCGCTCGTGCACGGCAAGGACGTCGAGAAGCGCGCGACCACGCACCGCTGGCGCGGCAAATGGGTGGTGGCCGAGGCCGTGATCCCCGCCGCGCTGCTCGCCGAGCGGCTGCGCACGACCGCGGCCGAGATGGCCGAGCTCTGGGCCACCTATCAGCTCGGCTTCGCGCGCCTCGGGACGCAGAATCACGCAATTCAGGTCGCCAATGGCCTTTCTGCCATGTACATCGCGACCGGCCAGGATGTCGCTTATGTGGCCGAGAGCGTGACGGCCACCCTCTCGCTCGAGGATCGGGCGGGCGATCTCTACGCTTCGCTCGACATGCCCAACCTGCACGCGGCCGTCGTCGGCGGCGGGTCGCAGAAGGGCACGGCGCGCGAGTGCCAGGCCTTGATCGGCGCGAAGAGCGCGCGCGAGCTCGCGTGCGTGTTCGCGGGCACGCTGCTCGCGGGTGACGTGAACCTCGCGGCGAGCTTCCTCGGCGGTGGCTTCGTCGCGTCGCACGAGCGGCTCGGGCGCAACCGGCCGCCCGCGGGGCAATGAGCGGACGAAAACGAAAACGGAGGGGAGGCATTCGTGTCGGAGAATCCTCAGGTCGGGGTGCTGCTCCAGGAATACGGCGCGCTCAAGTCCGAGCAGGCCCAGCGGATTGGATTCCGTGACAACCTGCTTTACGTGAACATCGGCGCCGTGGGCGGCGTGGCGTCGGTGGCGCTCGGCATCGGCGGGGGCGGCGAGGGCTTGCCCGCAGCCTTCCTGCTCGTGCCGTGGGTGACGGCCATCCTCGGCTGGACGTACCTCGTCAACGATCAAAAGATCACGGCCATCCGCAAGTACGTGGAGGGGGACCTCGAGCCGCGGCTCCGCGCCATGCTCGAGACGAACGACGTCCTCTTCCGCTGGGAGGGCTTTCACCGCAGCGATGCTCGGCGGGCGCAGCGCAAGTGGATCCAGCTCGTCATCGATCTGTCGACGTTCGTCTTCTCGGGCGTCGCGGCGCTCGTCGCGCATTTCGCGTTGACCAGGCCCGCCTTTCCCACCGGCTGGCCCTCCTTCGTTCTCGGCGGCGTGGACGCGGCCCTGCTCCTGTTGCTCGCGTGGCAGTTTCACGTGTCCGACAGGGACGCTGCGCGCGCGGGTGGCGTGGAACGGTGATTGCCATGGGTCGCCCGAGTGCGTCCGGCGATCATGAAATGGCGCGCCCGTTCCAAGGAGCGCGCTTCGAGGGTCCATGACGGCCGCCCCTCTGGGCGCGGCGTGCACGGTTCCACGCGGCTGCGCGTGGAGGTCCCCGGCTTGTTCGAGGATCCGGCACGCGCCCGGCGGATCGAGCGCGCAGTCTCGGCCATGGCTGGCGTCCTCGAGGTGCGGGCAAACCACCGCACGGGGACGGTCCTTTGCGTCTTCGACGTGCCCTCGCCGTCCCTGCGCGTCGACGTCCTCACGGCCATCGGCCGCTTTTCGGATCCGGACGCCCCGCCTCCGCCCTCGCTGAGCGGCCTCTTCAGCAGCGTGTACGGATCGGTCCGCGAGACGATCAAGAAAGAGATGGCGCGGAGCGCCTCGACCGAGGGGGACGACCCGAGCGAGGCCAAGAGCCCGTGGCACGCGATGGAGCCCGAGGAGGTCGCGCGGGCGTTCCGCGTCGATCCAGCGCGCGGGCTCGACACGGCCGAGGCGTACCGCATCGCGCACGCCGTGGGGCCGAACGAGCTGGGGGGCGTCGCGCCGCGCACGTCACTCGAGATCCTCGCAGGGCAGGTCTTCACCGTGCCCACGGCCTTGCTCGCGGGCGCCGCGGGCCTGTCGGTGCTGCTCGGCGACATGCTCGAGGCGGGCGCGATCCTGCTCGTCGTCGGCTCGAACATCGTCGTCGGATATTTCACGGAGTCGCGGGCCGAGGAGCTGCTCGACGCGTGGGGCAAGTTCAGGGTCGAGTGGGCGCGCGTCGTGCGCGACGGCCGGGAGACGACCGTCAAGGCGAGCGAGCTCGTTCCAGGTGACATCCTGCTCGTGCGCGGCGGCGATGCGATCGCGGCGGACGCGCGGATCGTCGAGGCGAACGAGCTGTCGGTCGACGAGAGCACGTTGACGGGCGAGAGCGAGCCGGCCGAGAAGCGGCGGGCGCCGGTGGGCGAGGGGGCCGAGCTCGCGGACCGCCACGGCATGCTCTACGCGGGCACGGTCGTGGCCTCGGGCGAGGCGCGCGCGGTCGTGGTGGCGACGGGTCAGGCGACCGAGCTCGGGACGATCCAGCGGGCGCTGTCGCGCGCGGAGGAGCGCAGGGCGCCGCTCGAACGGCAGCTCGATCAGCTCGGCCGCAAGGTGGGCGCGGTCTCGCTCGTCAGCGCGGCGGCCGTGACGGCGCTCGGGCTCATGCGCGGGCAGCCTGTCGCGACGCTCGTCCGCAACGCGGTTGCGCTGGGCGTGGCGGCGATCCCGGAGGGCATTCCGGCCGTGGGGACGACCGCGCTCGCGCTCGCGAGCCAGCGTCTGTCGCGCAAGGGCATCGTGATCCGCAGGCTCGCCGCGGCCGAGACGCTCGGCGCGGTGGGCGTCATCTGCGCGGACAAGACCGGCACCTTGACCGAGAACCGCATGCGCGTGGCCGAGGTCTTCGTGCCCGGCCAGGGGCTCGTGACCGTCGACTGGGCCGCGTCGCCCGGGCCCGACGAGCCTCCGCGGCTCTTGCGGCTCGTGGGGGAGGGGAAGAAGAGCGTGCCGCACGGGGCGATGCGCGAGATCGGGCGCATCGCGGCGCTCAACGCGGACGTCGAGCTGGGGGCGGGCGACAAGGTCACGAGCGGCAGCGGCACCGAGCGCGCGCTCGTCGAGTTCGCGATGGCGATCGGCTACCCCGTCAGCCGCCGCCGGCGCGCCGCGCAGCGGGTCCGCGAGGAGCGCAGGAGCGCGGACAGACCCTTCATGGTGACCGTGCACGAGCACCCCGACCTCGGCTGCATCGAGCTGGTCAAGGGCGCGCCCGAGCAGGTCATCGAGCTGTGCGGCGAGCTCGATCGGAAGGACAAACAGAGGCTCGTGGCCGTGAACGAGGCCATGGCGTCGCGGGGGCTGCGGGTGCTCGCGCTCGCGTGGCGTCGCGACGGCAACCCGGAGACGAACAGCTCGCCGCTCGCGTTCGCGGGGCTCGTGGGCCTGCGCGATCCTGCGCGCAAGGGCGTACGCGAGGCGCTCGCGGAGCTGTCCCACGCGGGCATCCGCACGATGATGCTCACCGGCGATCAGCACCGCACGGCGGAGGCGATCGGCGGGGAGCTTGGGATCCTGCGGCAGGACGTCTACAGCCGCGTGACGCCGGAGGCGAAGCTCGACGTCGTGCGCGAGCTGCAAGAGGGCGGAGCGATCGTCGCGATGACCGGCGACGGCGTGAACGACGGGCCCGCGCTCAAGGCGGCGGACGTGGGCGTGGCGATGGGCGAGCGCGGCACCGATCTGGCGCGCGCGGTGGCCGACGTGGTGCTCGCGCACGACGACCTGCCGAGCCTCGCGGGCGCGGTGGGCGAGGGGCGGCGGCTCTACGACAACGTGCGGCGCGCGATCGACTACCTCGTCGCGACGAACACGAGCGAGGTGATGGCGTGCCTCTTCGGCGCGGTCGTGGGCGTCGAGCCGCTCTCGCCGCTTCAGCTCCTGTGGATCAACATGCTCACCGACGTGGCCCCCGCGCTCGGGCTCGCGCTCGAGCCGCCCGACGAGGGCCTGATGCAGCGTCCCCCGCGCGATCCCTCCGTGCCCCTGTTCGGGCGGGAGCAGTACGCGAAGCTCGGGCGGGACGCGTCGAAGATGGTGGCGGTCGCGCTCGGCGCCTACGGCGTGGGCGCGCTCGGTCCCGGGGGAAGCCCGATCAAGGGGCGCACGATGTCGTTCGCGTCGCTCGTGACGGCGCAGCTCCTCCACGCGCGCGCCTGCCGTGCGCAGACCGAGGAGCCGAACCCCGAGCTCTCCTGGGCGATCGCGGCGAGCTTCGGCTTGCAGGCCGCGGCGCTCGGGCTCCCTGCGCTGTCGCGGGTGCTCGGCGGCACGCAGCTCGGGATCGCGGATCTGTCGATCTCGCTCGCGCTCGGCGTGGTGCCCACGCTCGTGCGCGAGGGGCGTCAGTTGTTCTCGCCGCAGGCGGCGGGCGCGATCGTGGTGGAGCGCAAGAACAAGGATTCTGCCCAGGTGCCGCCGACCCTCCGCGAGGGCGAGGTGGCCGCGTGGGCGAAGCTGGCACAGGCCTACGAGGAGGCTCGTCGATGAAGTTTCACCCGCCTTCGTTCGTGATCGGTTTCGCAGGCGCCGCGGCGGTGATGGCGTCGGCCAAGAGGCTGCGGCCCGTCGTCGTGGAGATCGCGTCGCTCGGGCTCCACTTCGCGCGGCTCGGGCGCGCGGTGGTCGAGCGGCAGCGCGAGAGCGCCGAGGACCTGTGGGCCGAGGTCGAGGAGAAGGCGCGCCTGCGCGGTCGCGGCAAGCGCCGGGACACGGGCCGGCGGCAGGGCGAGGCGGCGTCGCAGACGACGCACTGAGGGGGAGAGATCATGCGAGAGATTGCCCAGCTCGTGCACAGCCTGCCGGGGCGCGTGCGCCTGCGCGCGCCGGCCCTCGCCGGTCATCGTGACGCTTGCCAGCGCATCGCCGAGAAGCTCCTCGCCATGGAGCCGAACGCCGATCGCGTCGACGTCCGGCCCGTGACGGGGTCGGTGATCGTCGAGCGCGGCGAGGAGGAGGAGACGACGCTCGACGCCGAGGCGCTGCGCGCGCTCATCGCCAAGCTCGTGTCCGAGGAGCGTGACGACGACGGGCGCCCGCTGACCGCGCCGCGGCCCGAGTGGATGCCCGGCCCGACCAGCGTGGCGCGGGCCGTCGCGCACGCGTTCTCCGAGATCAACGGCGACGTGCGCGCGGCGCTCGGTCATCGCGCGGATCTCGGCACGCTCTTGCCGGTGCTCTTCTTCTCGCTCGGCCTCGTCGAGGTGGGCGTGACGCGCAAGCTGCCCGTCCCGGCGTGGTTCAACCTGCTCTGGTGGTCGCTCCGGTCGTTCATGACCTTCAACGTGGGCGCCGTGGAGGAGGAGTCGAAGGTCGTCGCGGCCGAGCACGAGCAAGAGCTCGGCTACGCGGGCGAGGGAGCCAATCCCGACGACGGCTGATCCGAGCTCATTGCCACTTCCTGCAGCAGAACGAGTACGCCCCGCCGGGCGTGACGGTGCCGTACGGGAGCCCTCCGTACGGCTGGCACGCGCCCGGGTGATACTCGAGGATCTCGACCTCCTTGCTGCCGAGCCGCGTTCCGGTGGGCACGCCCAGGCAGCCCGGCTCGTCGATCTCGAGCACGAGCGAGCCGAGGCTGTCGAGGCAGGTGAAGTTCTTGTAAGCGGTGACCTGCACGGTGCACACGGCGCCGGTCGAGGGCTTGCAGAAGCACTCGGAGCAGGTGCGTCCGTCGTCGTAATCGGTGAGGTAATCTTCCCGATCGGGCCAGCCTTCGGGGCAGGCGGCGAAGCCCTCGTGATAGATGCACGACACGAAGCCCTCGGGCGCGAACGCCTGGCAGGACAGATCGGGCCGGTCGATGCAGCTCCTCGGCGCCTGCTCCTTGCAGGCCATGACGAGGTCGGTGACGGGCGTGGGCATCAGGTCCGGGCCGTCGGTGCGGGACGCGCAGATCTTGGAGGGCACGCGCGGGGGCTCGATGCCGAGGCTCGCGACGCACGGCAGATTGCCGCACATCTTCTCGGGCGCGATGGCCCAGATGTACGTGCACTCGCCGCCCCAGTCGTTGCCCGCGTAGAAGGGCGTCTCGGCGCCGGCGCAGTGGATGGCCGTGTACGCGGTCCAGAGATTGGGAATGTCGCATTGGGTCTCGGGCGGGTCGCAGCGGCATTCGGCGCATTGAAAGGGCTCGACCGTGAGCCTGTCGTAGCCCTCCCAGGCGACGGTGGGCGCGACCTCGGGGCAGAGCGGCGCTTCGTCCCTCGGCCCCTTCCAGACGAGCACCGGCTCGGACCAGCCCGCTTCGGCCGGGGGCTTCGGGACGCAGGCGCCGCCGCAGGGGTCGGGCGGGGCGTCGAAGCAGGGGACGCCGAATTCATCGACGCCCGAGGGCGGGCAGGCCCGCGCAAGGACGGGCGTGTCGGACGCGCAGGCGGGGACGGCGAGGAGGAGCGAGCCGAGGAGGACGAGATGAGCGCGGTGCACGGCGAGGGGAGGGTAGTAGGAGGACAAACCAAAGGAAAGGGGCTCGTGCGTCCCTCCAAACCGGAGGCCGAGGCGGGCGCGAAATGGTTTTCCCCGGGAGGCCCCGCGCGCGGAAACGTCGAGGACGCCAGGCTTTTCGTCGCGGATGGAAGCGCTTCCGTTGCGGACTGACGAACATCTCGGACGTGCCGATCCTCACAATCTGCACTATCCTTCCTCCACAATGCTCAGCGCGCCGCGCGCGGTCCTCCCGCTCCTCGCCCTGCTCTGTGCTGCCTGCGCCGGCCGGGGTCCGACCACGTCGTCGCCGCCGCCCTCGGCGCAGCTCGTCAAGTCGCCGCTCTCGGCGCGCGGGGCCTACCGCCTGCATCGGGACGCGGATCAGGCGTACGTGCCTCCCGGTCCGGCGCCGACGCCCGCGCGCGCGGTGACGCTTCCGCTGCACGTCCAGCCGCCCCTGCCAGACCCTCAGGCCAAGCGCCTCTTTCTGGGCAGCGTCACCGAGCCCGCGACGAGCCTCCTCACGAGCAGCGAGCCTCCGCGCGTGCTCGCCCTCGCCCTCGCCGGCACCGCGCGCGGCGAGGCGCTCGGCTTGCAGGCGGATGGCCTGCCCCAGAGCGCGATCCTCCACGAGGGCGAGAGCGCGCGCCTGCCCGTCGCGATGCCCCGCAACGCCTGCGTCACCTACATCGCCCAGGGAGGCATCGGCGTGGTCGAGCTCGATCTCTTCCTCACCACCACCCTCGAGG includes:
- a CDS encoding TonB-dependent receptor domain-containing protein, translated to MRRSMNSIARLVCVLPLLASGAAFAQEPGEPPPDEALGEEDFSRPPPAGKGVIWGVVSDAKTKETVIDAQVSIPGTSFKAIADYDGRYRLVLPPGTYELRVFYQEYKAQRVQNVRVEAGKVEKVDVALPKEEAAQEMVVEVEADPDRTSAVAQTLIRKNAAAAGDAVSAQEIARTPDRNAADAARRVVGASVVGQRYVFVRGLGDRYTNALLNGVPLPSTEPDRQAVPFDLFPTTVLSDLTIIKTFTPDMPGDFTGGSVRVATRELPERFTVSGTLHLGANTESTFGNRLTYAGSGTDWLGIDDGTRALPSGFPKYKVAKSAEKPDGTLVSSREVNELGRALNRPMTTERTVTVPNMSGNVTLGDTLRFGTDHELGYTVALTYGRRFGVRRDEILRTFRIDKKTSPDLVLRNDYRTETGLDLVSWGGFAGLTYRYAKDHKVSLVALHSRSSEKEAREIVGQSEEGGAGRILYDTRLRFVSRSLTFGQLAGVHELKRLNAATLDWNLTTSYATSDEPDTRENVYLEDNGRKAWQSTTLSGLHFYANQAETAYGGGLNYTQPIIGGDAPTRVKVGGLVQVRSRAFNARRLRYIPTAETKEEAAAYSLPADQLFTDEYIGPALTLAEYTRPSDTYEADQRVFSGYFMADASPRKWLRVVLGARIEAALQILDTVEKVELSKVDLLPSAGLVFKTTEKSNLRMSVTRTVARPQLRELAPFTFTDYFGAREIQGNPELDRTTITNADLRFELFPTLAEVAAISVFYKDFQKPIEQIILPSPGGIISFQNAKGARNAGIELELRKNMGFAHPSLAGVGVLGNVTLVQSRVSIDETQTGIQTNNVRPLAGQSPYVVNAGLDYTNDGSGTRARILYNVFGRRIAQVGSHDLPDVYEQPRHLLDVTVAQRVGKFVDLKLSAENLLLAPVVFTQGPSARAVPDQYVQDLTNVVQQFQPGATFTLSATIQN
- a CDS encoding T9SS C-terminal target domain-containing protein, whose product is MKTRSMCLLSALAISLVGCGSDDTGPTPQNPAAKNDEIPADITSDLELSADREWILRGIVHVRAGATLTIEPGTTIKGDKSTLGTLVVDPGAKIMAQGKADAPIVFTSRAEPGDREAGDWGGVILLGKAPINVPGGRANVEGIEATKETEYGGDAPDDDSGVLEYVRIEFGGILLSTDNEINGLTLAGVGSGTTIDHVQVRYMLDDCFEFFGGTVNAKHLVCTYNQDDGIDWDFGYTGKLQFVVVQQDPAAVDDTNAFEGDNDGMATTNTPISEPTIYNATLVGKNADVDKQQYAMLLRRSTKANLHNIVATGFEAGVDIRDPQTSVKLESSVFFGNVTHNVAYTETADGMGSEKDDDMGLDEVKWFTDQGNSEIDPKLVKPFDAEAPDFRPAATIVENAATPPDDGFFDTSASYVGAFSQDATWLEGAWLSFTPN
- a CDS encoding cation-translocating P-type ATPase, with protein sequence MHGSTRLRVEVPGLFEDPARARRIERAVSAMAGVLEVRANHRTGTVLCVFDVPSPSLRVDVLTAIGRFSDPDAPPPPSLSGLFSSVYGSVRETIKKEMARSASTEGDDPSEAKSPWHAMEPEEVARAFRVDPARGLDTAEAYRIAHAVGPNELGGVAPRTSLEILAGQVFTVPTALLAGAAGLSVLLGDMLEAGAILLVVGSNIVVGYFTESRAEELLDAWGKFRVEWARVVRDGRETTVKASELVPGDILLVRGGDAIAADARIVEANELSVDESTLTGESEPAEKRRAPVGEGAELADRHGMLYAGTVVASGEARAVVVATGQATELGTIQRALSRAEERRAPLERQLDQLGRKVGAVSLVSAAAVTALGLMRGQPVATLVRNAVALGVAAIPEGIPAVGTTALALASQRLSRKGIVIRRLAAAETLGAVGVICADKTGTLTENRMRVAEVFVPGQGLVTVDWAASPGPDEPPRLLRLVGEGKKSVPHGAMREIGRIAALNADVELGAGDKVTSGSGTERALVEFAMAIGYPVSRRRRAAQRVREERRSADRPFMVTVHEHPDLGCIELVKGAPEQVIELCGELDRKDKQRLVAVNEAMASRGLRVLALAWRRDGNPETNSSPLAFAGLVGLRDPARKGVREALAELSHAGIRTMMLTGDQHRTAEAIGGELGILRQDVYSRVTPEAKLDVVRELQEGGAIVAMTGDGVNDGPALKAADVGVAMGERGTDLARAVADVVLAHDDLPSLAGAVGEGRRLYDNVRRAIDYLVATNTSEVMACLFGAVVGVEPLSPLQLLWINMLTDVAPALGLALEPPDEGLMQRPPRDPSVPLFGREQYAKLGRDASKMVAVALGAYGVGALGPGGSPIKGRTMSFASLVTAQLLHARACRAQTEEPNPELSWAIAASFGLQAAALGLPALSRVLGGTQLGIADLSISLALGVVPTLVREGRQLFSPQAAGAIVVERKNKDSAQVPPTLREGEVAAWAKLAQAYEEARR
- a CDS encoding HMA2 domain-containing protein, which translates into the protein MREIAQLVHSLPGRVRLRAPALAGHRDACQRIAEKLLAMEPNADRVDVRPVTGSVIVERGEEEETTLDAEALRALIAKLVSEERDDDGRPLTAPRPEWMPGPTSVARAVAHAFSEINGDVRAALGHRADLGTLLPVLFFSLGLVEVGVTRKLPVPAWFNLLWWSLRSFMTFNVGAVEEESKVVAAEHEQELGYAGEGANPDDG